In Papaver somniferum cultivar HN1 chromosome 9, ASM357369v1, whole genome shotgun sequence, the genomic stretch TTGTGGTTTCTTACTGCAGGTCGATGTATGACTAATGAATCTATTGATATCAAACGAAGTCCCTCGACGAATTctaataaatcatttaaaatgggGTGAGGCTAGACGAAGTTTGTACTTgaataaaaatataaatatttaaaCCGACCAGAAAAAAACTAAATATTTAAGCATAAAAAAACTCGGGCTAGCTGAAATAAAATTCAAAGTCCAAAATTGATGAATAAAGGTGTCATTGAGTGAGACCGAAGTTAATAAGATCCAGTGAACTTGAGTAAAATTAGATTCGATTGGATGTAATCTAATTCCAACCGTTTTCTTggttgttttttagtttttataccAAAAGAAATATATTTAAATTAAGCAACACTTGCAAGAAGTTGTTCCTCCAGTAATCTGAGGCTAATAATGTTAGGTGGATCAGTAATCGGATCCTTAAATTTGTGGATAATTAGTCACAATAAGCATTATCCAATGATCGTGGGATAAAAGGTAGTACAATGTGTCTGAACTAGAAGGGATTGGGTGGGTAATCGGTCATATTATGTATCATCaagtaattttgagtatgatttgatGGAATGAAGAAAAATTCTCAGTAAAGTTGGATTAAATTTGTGGATAACCATTCAAAGTAAGCGTTACTCAATGATTGTGAAAGAAAGTTGAATATAATTGGATTAAATTAAATGGAATTAGGTAGATAATATACCATATTGAGTATGGGTATGAGCATGATCATGTGATTTTAAATATGATTTAATGAAATTGAGCAACATTGAGTAGAACTGGAATAACTTTGTGGATACTCAAGCATTATCCAACGATTGCCGAAGAAAGTTGAGTATAATTGGATTGATTAAGATGGATTCGAGTGAATGATCAGTTAAACTGAGTATTATCTAGTGCAtttaaatccaaaaaaaaaaatacaaaatatgaaTGCATATCGAAAAAATTATTGTGAAACTGAAACATGAATTGATACGCCGAGAAAAACTATCAATTTAAacaaaaatattcggaaaattatAAACTCCTATGAAACAATATCTCATGTCGAAGAAAATTAATAAAAGTGCACCCATTAAAAAAATAGCCAATAAGAAGATTAAATCGAAGTTTGTGATCCGTAATTGGGTTAATTTACACTAAGATATCTAGCGTCCAATACGATCACACAGGATCGAACGAAATCCAAAACCatataaataatttttggcattttttttgaagcatataatAACGTTATTAATAAACTAGAAAGAAATTGTACACGAATATGTTGTGCTTAAGGAGTCAGCTAATACAATTTGGTCCATAAAAATTGGGACAATATGGTTTCATCTTGTAGTCGAGAATGAACCTGGATGGCTTCCGTCTACtgcttggtttgataatctaTACGACGTCAGGTTTCCCTCTCGGTGGTTCTGATTTAGTGTTTTATGTGAAAGTAATCTTATCCAATACTTATTTTTGATATCATACCTGAGATATATCAAGACACCCTTTGGTATATTGTCTTCTGTTACCGTCCTTGTCTTTGTCCCTATGATCCTGGTTCAGGTTAAACTATAAAATTAAAGAGAACcaacttaaaaataaaatgaattcccATATATTAGCTAAAATGTTAAAATGTATTTGCATTATGCTTTAATACCCCCTGGACAATTATGTCAACTGACTCAAGTCTGATGAAACAACATTGCTGATGGGGGTGTTATATTGCTTGGGATGTACCCAAAACCAAATAAGACAAAACACCAATTCCCTTTGGTTTGGTACACCCTCCATCAATATGCTACCTCCAATTAGAAGCCATGAAAAAATACCAAAACATTTTAAAGATGCGTTTTTGAAATCCAGCATTTTCATGATCGCTAAAAGTTGTTACCACTTCTGCTAAGGACGGATACCAATCcaagatccaacggttgagattaCTTTGTCCTATATGGATTGGTACCCGCCCCTAGCAGTAGCGGTATCAGCCTTTAGCAATTGTGGCATCTTCGTCATTTTCCGAATTCATTTTTATTAGGTTTACATAAATTACACACATTTGCTCCTTGCTTTGTTTTCTCCTCCTCCAGCAAccctaagaagaaaaaaaaaacagtatgcAGCGGCGCAAGATCTGTCTCTAACTTTCCCCAGAAATCCTCTCCTTTCCCTTCAAATCAAATCTAAAAACACTGTTAACTACTGAGACCGAGAAGAAAGTTCATCGACAAAGCTATTTACGAATCAAAACTGAAAACTCGATGGGCTGATCGAAGTAGAAGAAGATGGTGTTCTTCAGTTACTGCAACTCAAACAAGAAAATGGTATTCAAGGTTAGTTAGTCCATCTCGCTCTACTGTTTTTCACGTTACATACAAGTCTCAATAGATTTACATTTTATAGTTGTTTTCTCTGTGTAGATTCATAAGAAGAAGAAGCCCTAACATGGGTTCCTTTTGGGTTCTGTATACGGGGTTCGTATTTCTTAAAACCCCCTTTTTTTACAAGCCCTAGTCTAAATTTAGCATCAATTCTTTCAGAGCCTTATTCTTCTCCGTGTTTAAGAAAGAGAATTTTTTCATTGAATTCccactttatttttctttttggaattttacCGAAAAAAATGGAATCATATTTTTCGTACATTTTCTGTTCAATTCTTGTGCTTTAGagaaattttgttttttggttttgctGATTTGGGATTTGGTGGTGTTAAAGGATGCGGAGCTTGCCCAAGTAATGGAAGGATCAATTGATTATGATCCCATTACTCCTGAACTGTATCAAAGGGTATCTTCAATAATCCATGTGAAAGAGGAAGATGTCATTACCATCTCTTGTTCACTAATGAATTCTGGTTATCTTTGTCGTCTTTTGAGGTTACTGGCAGGGCAGTTCAAAATTTATTTCAAACATTCAAGGGtaagattttatttttccttaatcTTTTGCTTTGTAATTAATTTGGCTTGATTTGTTACCAGTATCTCAAATCAACATCCACATTATTCGTCGCTTCGGTAAGGAaccacaaaacaattactaactttatttattatagaaactggcctattaaaaagtaatggAGAGAGTAGTATTAGAGAACAGAACTATAATTTCCTAGTAATGTTTGTCGATTCGAGATGTTTTAATAGCAGAATACCTCACTTTGACAGGTTGCCATTGTTGTGGCTAGTATGTGTTCACAATTTTGCTCTCTAGGTACCATGGTAAATATAATTTCTTTGTCTTGATGTTCACCTCATCTTTTATATAGATTGAAATCTTACTATCGGAATTGGTTGAAGTCTTCTTATTATGCAGGGTACTTCTCGGGTGACAAAAAATCCCAAGCACAACAGCAGGGTACTTCTAGGGTGACAAAAAATCCCAAGCACAACAGCCTGAAGCTAAAGTCATATTGGCTTGCATACCAGGAGCTGATCCAAGTTTACTTCGAAGCGACTGATGTTATTATCAACTCTATCATTGTTTCTCAGTGTAGTGTTAAGTGGACTACCACTCCTGTAATAATAGATTGATAATTTTATTCAAGTTTTGCTCGATTCTATGCTTGTAAGTTTGGTAACAGGTCTTGTAACTTTATGGTCGATATACTTGCAATTTTATGCCAAGTGTCCAAGTCCTGGATGAATGGTCATTGTTATCGCATTTCCTTATGTTAAAGAGGCTTTGGTCAGTGATGTAACTACCctttattattaaaataaataaataaataatattttgATGTTTTGAATATTTTCGCTTCTAATTGTACATTTTTTGGGGGAAGAAATAGCGGTTCGGTAGATTCATATATATCAGTAGCGTAATTTGGAGGGTTAAGCCATGGTTGTACCAAATATCACCCGAAACTATACATTGTCAATATGCCACATTATACTCTGCCATCGTTAAAATGAATCCATGTGGCCTTAAGGTATACATTAACCACGTTCAAAGCTTATTGTGTGTCCATAAGAAATTTATGGCCATGGTTTTACTGGTTCCCTGTGTCGTGAAGATATACAATAGCCACGTTAAAAAAAATTGTGTGTCCTTAGAAAATTTATCGCCATGGTGCTACAAGTTTAATGCAGCGGTAAGTCATGAATTGGCCACGATAAAACAAATTTTACGTGTCTAATTGATAGCAAAGGCCAGGGTTAAAATAAAATCTATGTGGCTTTAAGGTAAACTCTAGCCACGGTCAaattaaattgtgtgtctataaggatcctatggccatggtgatagtgaaaatgcttaactacaaaaaaaataatgagtaccatatagacacggttttagagttatggccatggtaaatcatattttatatccactcaaagtttatgtagccataaAGATACCACTTTGTcacggcacctgatgccacatttttggagtgaaaaaaatccatgaccaaaagcctatggacacggtgattaagtgtggccaatgtgaagatttgtactagtgtttgGAGCCTGTAATTTATCGTCTTCTTTTTGGTTGCAGACTTACCAATCCATTGAATGTTACTTATTATACTTACCAACTATGAGCATTATCATTATTACATCATACATGCACTATTTTTATGGTCATCGGCTACTTTTTTCCAAATTTCTTGTAATGTCAACTAAACAACTGAAAACATCTCCACTCTAACGCAAACATCTAACTTAATGGACGGTTTTTCGGTAGTCCCAAACTACTTGAGTGTCTCATCGAAATCATTCTAATTAGGAACGAGTAATTCTACCTTTCCAATTAAGATGATGATGGAGCTTTCCGAATTCTCTACAGAGAGCTCCTTAAATGTAAATTGGCAAATTTTGTTGGACGGTTTCGGTTATTTATTTTTTAGTCCATGGCAAGGCTAAGCGGCTAGGCTTGTAAACTGTAGAACGGATAATGACAATTACATATCTATATCTGTTACTTTTTATCCACATTCATTAATTATCCTTCGAATACTAGAAATTTGTTTCTGTATCTGTTCCGCTAAGATTAATGGATATCGGAACATATCCAAAAATTTGATGCAAAGCTTAAAATATTTAATTTAACGGTGTGTGTTTGATCGCTTTTTCTTCTCGTGATTCCACAATTGTAACaccaaatttattttgattaatttttcattcctttatttattttcaaacaaaattaccaaaacatgTCTGAAAATTAGGTAATTTAACGTATAATAGTGGTTTTATATAATCTATTAATGTTATTTGATATCTGGTAATGATTTTATATGATACTGGTATTACCACATCCGTATCAGATAAGGTATATTACCCGATATCCATGATTTAGGATAACATCCTAAATTTAGTTACGGGCTCAGACATATTTAGTTACGGACTCAGACGGGTATCAAATATTCTGTTATCTAGTGACATTATTATGTGCTCTTGTGGGTAGGCTTCGCCAGATGGGTTGGCCCTACCGACGGTCCATCACGACTGGGCCTACACTAACTAGTTTGTTTTTTTACTGGAAAAATGCAAATGTGTATAAAAGCTTATTTGCACTAAAATGGCGACAACAAGAACAAACCTTTAGATGAAAGTATTTACATTAACCTCCCAAATACAAATTAGAGTTGACAAGGAATAATCACTAAAAATACCAGAATTAACATCCCACTTAGACAACAAGCATTTGACAGTTTGGCTTCCATAATAACCAGTTGAAGGCTCATAGCTAGTAGAATTGTTGTATAACctgttgttgatgatggtttttagcttagggttaaaaccgtaaaaccctagtca encodes the following:
- the LOC113309037 gene encoding uncharacterized protein LOC113309037 isoform X1; its protein translation is MEGSIDYDPITPELYQRVSSIIHVKEEDVITISCSLMNSGYLCRLLRLLAGQFKIYFKHSRVAIVVASMCSQFCSLGTMSSYYAGYFSGDKKSQAQQQGTSRVTKNPKHNSLKLKSYWLAYQELIQVYFEATDVIINSIIVSQCSVKWTTTPVIID
- the LOC113309037 gene encoding uncharacterized protein LOC113309037 isoform X3; the encoded protein is MEGSIDYDPITPELYQRVSSIIHVKEEDVITISCSLMNSGYLCRLLRLLAGQFKIYFKHSRVAIVVASMCSQFCSLGTMGTSRVTKNPKHNSRVLLG
- the LOC113309037 gene encoding uncharacterized protein LOC113309037 isoform X2, with the protein product MEGSIDYDPITPELYQRVSSIIHVKEEDVITISCSLMNSGYLCRLLRLLAGQFKIYFKHSRSSYYAGYFSGDKKSQAQQQGTSRVTKNPKHNSLKLKSYWLAYQELIQVYFEATDVIINSIIVSQCSVKWTTTPVIID